DNA sequence from the Armigeres subalbatus isolate Guangzhou_Male chromosome 1, GZ_Asu_2, whole genome shotgun sequence genome:
caggaattctccgaatttcgaacaggaattctccgaattccgaacaggaattctccgaattccaaacaggaattctccgaattccgaacaggaattctccgaattccgaacaggaatgctccgaattccgaacaggaatgctccgaattccgaacaggaatgcTCCGCATTCCcaacaggaattctccaaattccgaacaggaattctccgaattccgaacaggaattctcggaattccgaacacgaattctccgaattccgaacatgaattctccgaattccgaacagcaattctccgaatttcgaacagGTATTCTCCAATTTCGaacagaaattctccgaattcgaacaggaattctccgaattcgaaCAGGAATCTCCGAATtcgaacaggaattctccgaattcgaacaggaattctccgaattcgaaCAGGAATTCGCCGAATTCGAACAGGAATTCGCCGAATTTCGAACAGGAATTCGCCGAATTCGAACAGGAATTCGCCGAATtcgaacaggaattctccgaatttcgaacagaattctccgaattcgaacaggaattcttcgaattccgaacaggaattcttcAATTCGAACaggattctccgaattccgaacaggaattctccgaattccgaacaggaattctccgaattccgaacaggaattctccgaattccgaacaggaattctccgaatcttgaacaggaattctccgatttccgaacaggaattctccgatttccgaacaggaattctccgaattccgaacaggaattctccgaattccgaacaggaattctccgaattccgaacaggaattctccgaattccgaacaggaattctccgaaatccgAACatgaattctccgaattcggaacaggaattctccgaattccgaacaggaattctccgaattccgaaccggaattctccgaattccgaaccggaattctccgaattccgaaccggaattctccgaattccgaacaggaattctccaTATTCCGAactggaattctccgaattccggacaggaattctttgaattccgaacaggaattctttgaattccgaacaggaattccccgaattccgaacaggaattccccgaattccgaacaggaattctccgaattccgaacaggaattctccgaattccgaacaggaattctccgaattccccGAATTCCGGACAAGAATTCCccgaattccggacaggaattctccgaattcccgacaggaatttccggaattccggacaggaatttcCGGAATTCCGGAATTCCCCGATTTGCGGACAGGAATTCCccgaattccggacaggaattctaCGAATACCgaaaaggaattttccgaattccgaacaggaattctctCAATTGATTAGatttcatgaacaaataattgaGGGGTTGGAAGCAGAAAGGTGTAAGTGatattttggtcaaaattggGGTCACCTCAGCAAAAAATGGCTTCGTATCTAGAGCGTGTacgttgtttaaaaaaaatggaaaatacaccaaaaatcattgttttttttaacttccaAACAATTTGTATGGTACCAAAACATTTTGCGCCTATTTAgtacaaaacaaagtttttgTCATTTACAAGCCTTTGCATTCGACCCTCCTAAATTAGAGGTGATAAAAAAGATCTACTCATGAAAGCACTTTAAATTCCTACTttgtaattattattatttcaattaatttttttaaatttattttgagcaTATGAAAAAATAAGATTCATATTAATCATATATTTTTGCTCCTTAAATAGATAATCTCAGTGCCCAACGCTAACCCTAGCTCTCACTACTCTATTGTTACCGTGGAATGCACCAGTTCCTATTTTCCAAAACACATTAACCAAAACATATTCGGCTACTACAGTCCGCCTTTTCCACCTTCCTCCACTGCACGAAACACGATCGTTCCCTTTTATTTCTAATCTTCATTTCACACTCTATCTCCGTTGaatcttgttttcaaaattactcaccaactaaaacaaaaaaaaaggttcCCTCCCCCACACACGCACCTTTTTCCCGGTGGCCGCGCCCCACACCTTCCATTCCATTTATTGACTCGAAGTGTTATACGATCCTCTAACGACACGCCGTATATAGAGCCACGAACGGACATATGCGTAAATATaatatcgtcgtcgtcgtcgtcgtcagtcgGTGCCCGTTGAGGAGAATCCGTCAAGATCACACAACGTGGACAGTGAGGGGGAACACGCAGCAGCTACCATACCACCGACCGCCACCAAACACCACACATATGGGACGGGACACGGGAACGAAAAGGAACCCCATCAGGAGGACGACGGACGACCGCCGCAGTCAGTAAAGCACCCGGGCCCGCATTATTCACCCGGGAACCGTCAGCCCGGTCGGTCGTACATGTTTCTGCGTTCCGTTCCGCTGTGCGGAGATCGCGTTCGGTCGTTCGTTCGTTCGGCATAAAATTACCGCATCGCGGCGTGTTCTAAACAACAACAACCACATCGGCAGCAGCGCGCTCACGATTTCGATGTTAATTAGTGCACGCACGGCGGCATTACATGCGAGGAGCGTGATGCTCATTCTCTCTTGGTTGGGAATCGCGCGCACAGTGTGGGTTGTTGGGGGGAAAAGGTGTTCTTTGTATAGAGAGTGAAAGTGAAACGAAGTTCTTGTAAATTGAAGAAGGAAAGTGTGACCGGTCGAAGTGAAACAAGCAAAACAACTTGgaaataacaacaacaacagcaacaacagcacGACACGAAAATGAAAATGTTGCCAACAGCTGCTGCAGCACTGCCGGCACTTCCGTCCTCGTTGTCGCTTAGCGGTTCGTATTTGTCGCCGGATTTGGTTTCGTCCCCATCGTCGTCATCGCGCTGGTTTTGTTTGATCCCTCGTCAACGTGGTGTGCTTTTTTGCCGGTGACTTCTGTACTGCTGAGAACGGTGATGAAGGTGGTGCGACGACGCTGCTTATGCTATTAAATGCTCGATAGTGTATCAAGCTCGCTGGCAACAGCAAGGAGGGACGCCTGGAGGCACGCGATCGGATGTAAAGCGATATTACAGTGTTTTGTTTTCAACCGTAAGGACTTGCCACTACTAATGCCGGTGGAAGGCGGAGGTGGTTGATGGGCGATGAAGGGGATTTAGATCGTTGCTGCGGTGGTAGAGCGAAATGAACAGTGagtgatggattttttttactggTGAGTAAGGCAATGATAACGACATGGGAGGGAGAAATAGAATTACATGCATAAATGAGGCCATTAGGCTTTTGTTTCGGTAATATATTGTTAATCATTAGTCACTGGATTGTTTTGGGGGAGAAGCGATGCGTCATGCTTCTTTGATCTtaaaattaattatattttatcCATATTGTTCGATGCACTAGTGATAATAATTGATGAAAGCATATGAAGCAATATGAACTGCCTGAACTAcctttctacgcataattgtcccatgttagtttttatagtttttagttgcattttttgaaaatttggttcaagtatgcgtagaagggcagtaaAGACATTAGATAAATCATTCTTCTTACTGTATTCCTATGTTGGTATTACATTCCGCACTAGgaaattgccgcctcgctgcttaatGTTCATTGAGTAATAATTGTTGAAATTAAAGGTATAAATCATATTCCCCCAAATAAAAATCttaaattataataataaaatgacttattaaaaaaaaataaatttacattTCTAATTAAATAAcctattaatccacctaaaatacaaacaaataaagttaataattttatataaaaaggtaaacaaattatttcaaaatttaaaaatattaatcaATTTAATATTCTTCCTCCCATAATTGCTAttactattaaaaaaaattctaaaagatattcaaattctaaaaattcatttattatatttaaagaAACATAATTAAAATCCCCAATTTTAGAATAATAAACTAACCGAAAAACTTAATTGCAAGCTGACTAAGCTAAAACATTTATGCACTCGTATTTCTTGTGACTATCACGAAGGTATGTGTTGTTATATCCAGGGAGGCTGAGAACATTTCATAGAATGAATTGCA
Encoded proteins:
- the LOC134206021 gene encoding LOW QUALITY PROTEIN: NADH-ubiquinone oxidoreductase chain 5-like (The sequence of the model RefSeq protein was modified relative to this genomic sequence to represent the inferred CDS: substituted 1 base at 1 genomic stop codon); the protein is HSLKRINLTKDIKMLTGSPIIFRLVYYSKIGDFNYVSLNIINEFLEFEYLLEFFLIVIAIMGGRILNXLIFLNFEIICLPFYIKLLTLFVCILGGLIGYLIRNVNLFFFNKSFYYYNLRFLFGGI